The genomic stretch GTAGGTTTTCCAAATTCCCCACCTGATAGACTCTGAAAATATGCAGAAGCAGCTGATGCACTACGCTCGAGAACTCTCCTTGTAGCTGCAACACTTTCCTTAGACAGATCTCTCTCATTAGCCTTCCTCTTGAACTTTTGCCGTATAGGCCCTGGGACAACTGTGGACCAGAAGTTGACCCCTGTAGGAGAAAATTTTACTCCAAAAGATTTCTCTAGATCTGCATGCTTCATATCATACTCTATACCTGCATCCATGCAATGATGATCTCTCCAGTGTAGCTTTTCATCTGTTGAATAGAATGACCCCTGAGTTGCTAACCTCGAAGGCTGGATAGCGTTCTCCTGAAAACAATCATCCCCATGTAAAGCAGGACTTCCTTCAGAGACTACATAGCCAGTTTCTGCAGCTTGCTTAGCTAGATCATCTCTCTCCCTGGCCCACTGAGCAGCAGCTTCCTCTCTGGCTGTCCTCCGTGTTTTTGTACGGTAATCAATTCCCTCTTCAGCAGATAAGTGCCTTGGCGCAGAGCCTTCACTGAAAGGTAACCCCAACCAAGTATAATCCTTCTTTTGTGCTACCAATAACGTCGGATTTGAAAGGACTGCATCAATGACAATCTTTCCCTTCTTAATGCTTGCAAAAGGGAGAACCCGAAGTTTAACAGTGGGTACCTCACCACACGAGAACTCTTCACTGTGAGGCCCAACTGAGCATGACTCCAGCGTGATGCTCAGAGGTGAAATTCCTCGAACCCTACCAAAATAAAGTTCCCGCTGAATACGTTCACTCAATAATGCACAAACTGAGGGCAATAGTTTTGCCTCAATGTAACTCTTGGCTTTCAACTGCCCATACCATAATAgcaaacaaacaccagaaattACAGCACAAAATACAGAGCATCTCACAAGAAGTAAACCCTCTTCCCAAACTGGTGCCAGTGACTCAACCAAGGTCCTGCTGCGAGTAAGAGGCTCATTCACACAATTAAGCACCCAGGCGCTTCGAAGACCTAAGTTCTTCCACAATAACTCAATATTTCTCCCAAAAAAATGCGTAAACTTGGCCCCTCGAGATACCCATTCATCTTTCTCAGCACATCTACACTTCCTTAGATTCCTTCTAGAAGGGCATACAGCATTCGAATTAAGCAAATTTCTCTTTGTATTGCTTAGAAGCGGACCCCCAAAAAATGGGTTATGAAGTGTAGCACTCATTATCCACTCTAATCTACAATCAGCGAGCTTTGCAACTCATTAGTAGGGGACCAAGAGCAGTCTCTTGGTCCCCTTAACCTCAAACCCCTGAATATTGCAGTATGTCAATCGGAGCCCAAAACTTTAAGACCTAATCAAGggtcaaaagtaaaaatgaaccaaattaaaatattttaaagttATACAGGTGCATCAAATGTTGAACAAAAATCACACTTTCACGCTTGCATTCATCCTTTTCCTACTCAGAAACTCCAGCCCCATATCCAAAATGACACTTTTTTTGAATGTAAACTTATTTTATACTCTCAAAAGAGTTGGTCTGATTATTCCCTTCTTTCTATTTTCCTTCATTAACCTAAGTACTTGCACAGCTACGAAAATAGAAACGAACGTGTAAATGACAGCCGAACCTGAATGAATTGAGCTGAACGGTCATTTTTCTTGAAAAGCCCAATCCTTCCTTTTCAACAtaccaaaaaaattaaagaaaaaaaatacaaagatGAAGAAATCAATCTAGAGAAGTTGATGGGATTGCTGGTTGCTGGAGCTCGAGGATTCCCTCGTTTTCCAGAGTATAAAGAGGAGAATTTTGGAGACTCCGGCGGGGACGAGTGATGAATATGGGCTACAAGATGACAAAAATGGTATCATCTGATGGAAACTCGACGAACAATTTGGAGCAATCAATTAAGCAAACCTTGAACAGGAGAAAAGACAGTCCAAGAAAAGCAACTTGAGGGTAAATTCAGCACGCAACCCTCTTGTATTTCTGGCTTGTCAGGCCAGGCCCAATTGATTACTGGATATTAACTGTTATTTTCAAAACCCTAAGGAGTGGAGGTGTTATTTTGGTCAGAAGAAACACTTGGGGATCTAAAGCTAATTATTAACCCTGAATTTGACATTTGACACggaatgaattttttgaatcaATACTGCAtctatttttgctcattttatgctttgattttatttattttctgatgctttcaaaatatgcatttaGCTTTTTTAAAAGGCAAAAAAGTTTAAATCCAGTAAATTAGGTGCTTTTGTATTCTGATTATGCCTGTAGGCACTTGAGGATAAATTAAATGGTCCAATTCTTAGTCTAATTCAGGCAATTAAGTGCATTCAAACcgaatcatatatatatatataataaagtcgtattTTCATTCTTATCCCTtcatattttctcttttctacGTGGCTTAACGAGACGGCAAGTAGTTTTCTAATAGGATTCTtaataaatcatatatatatataataaagttttATTTTCATCCTTATCCTTTTAGTTTAtctctttcctacgtggcttaTCGACATAGTAAGTAGGTGCAACGCGCTCTATGAGTTAACCCCCTAATAACCTACGCTattctatctctcttttttctcttgacTTTATAATTCTAGATAATCCTTCCATAATTATCTCTTCCATTCTCTcacctttttttctctttaacCCTAATCGTCAAGCCTAAATTTCCAGGGgattagtataaataattttgaattatgtTTTTAACTCTCTCTCATCTTCAACTCAAAAGTTCGAAATATCAATTCAAATATTAAATTATCTTTATTAGATTATCGTTATCGAAGATACTCTACATTTTTACTCGTATATATGGTTATCGATCTATTACTTATCACTTTATTAAGCAGTGCAGATGTTTACACTTTTCCACaatgtttttgaaattttttttttcaatgcaaTGACCGGATTTAGAACTTCGTTTTTATTCCCTTCAATGCAAGGACCGCATTTGGACTTTGTTTATACTCGCTGTATGTGGTCTGTAATTTCTTACACCTTTTTCATAACTAGgtcattgaatttgaattttctaaCTCTTCAAAAGTTACagtttgatttttatttatggcaaggtttttgtaattaatttgtTATTTCAATTTATGGATTCACTCTTCAATTTAAGTAGAACACATATTGCTTTTTTGGTTAGTGATTTAGAAGTAGTCTTTTAAACTATGTGTTTTCACACGATTTTTTAATTGcctttgacaatttattaattgTCTTCAACAacgtattaatttttttttattttctgggTTTCtggggttaaaaaaattttgtgcagttttcaatgtttttttttagaCTTTGATAGAAAGCTTCTAAAGAACAAGAAGGTGTCATTGATTACATAAATggcaaggcatcaagttcattGTCATACAGTAGTTCACGTCATGCAATATACATAAGACTATTtagattttttatgttttttattTAATAGCAAAATACATCTTATGTTTTCATTTTGATTTTTATTAGCCATGAACAGATTTAGAAGGTTGCTATGTTCCTGTGACTTGATTGATTCTAAATTATTATCTTTTATTAATATTTCATTcggcttcttttcttttcacattaACCTTTAAGCCATTTATATTAAGTactaaaattgatgttttgGTAACGGGTTGGCCATTCTTTTGTTTACAGAAGATCAGCCAAGATTTGATCTTCcctattttcaagtttttgaatgtcATCATattgtcaaatttttttttttttgcatttcgaATTATTAAtcactgaattagatgtttaaatttacattataagactattttttaataacaatgtatttaagaaaggttataatagattatacaataagtttgtattttatgaaaatatttttatgaactacactaaataatttattatttttagacaATTCCCATTCAACGAatgggtacaaaactagtttaGTGTAATAAATTTGACAACTTGCTCCAAGAAATATCATGTGCTACAAATTCCATATTAGATataaaatgagattttttttaattttaatcttACAACATAATCTtgagttaaaaaaattaattgatcAATTTACCGATTTTGTGAAGATTGTAGAAAAGACAATCTATATGTATGTACGTATATGTGTGTGCGTgtgtatatgtgtgtatatgtctaTTATAAAAACATCACTGTTCATCAATATGTACTAATGATAAAAATTACATCAATCATACGCATATATaaaagaagatttgaagaacGAAACTAGATACCATATATataaaaagtcaagaaaatattacACTGTTAATAAACTGATTTAAGTCCAAATGCTAATGTGAGATTTGACGAGATTGATCTAAGGAATCTCAATTTGAAAATCAAATCTCAGAAAGTTTAGATCAGTAAGAGAGATATAAAACTAACAAAACTCTCATTAGGAatgactaggaaagggaaaaaaaaaaaaactgttactAAAAATCGttaagagagaagaaaatttcACTAGAAAACTCtctgttttgcatttttttttataaacacaaacaacaaaaggaaaaaagacaTGGAAGGGAGGGACATCCCTCCCTCTCAAGGGAAGAATATGTTTTGTCTGCGACGGTAGAGAGAAGGAGAAGAGTTAAGGTGGAACCCATATTATATAAATTCCCAGCTTGTTGCTTTCACCAGcaattttgtagaaaaattggTGCTTCTCAAGATGAATTCAGGTGTTATTTCAGTTATTAATTGTTGATTATAGAGATGATTTAGAGCTTTAATTTGATACTGTATTTCGAGCTTGCAGCTTGCTTTTATCAGTATCTGATTCCCGGGATTTCACCAAGAACGCAAAAAGACGAGCTACTACTTTCGAATTAATGCTTCATCTTTGTAGTTGCTTTCTCATTAGAAAAGTTAGATAGGGTACTGTTAAAGCTTAAACGTCCCATCATGTCCAGGTTTTGCTTGTCaaagatgaaagaaaaagaaaattagcatcCCGCAATTGACTAAACCAAAGCTAAAACCCAATTTAACTAGTTAACCGATCGATGGATGGACGCCtcctaacaaaaaaaaagtatacaTTTTGCACcaaaaaatattagaaatacCCTTAAAAATAAGAGTTTGGCCTATGAGTGCCGTAGAGCATTCACTAAGATAGGTTCAAGTgttaatttttttgaataagAGTGAAATTTATTCGAGAAAGTATCTGAATATAGGGGCAATAAATGTAAATCTTTATACAGTAAATTAAGTGTAATTTAAGCGCCTTAACGAAAACACCATTTAGCGAAAGATAGCAGGAATATACAAAACTACAATAATACTTCTGGGAATGGTCCCTCAACTTGGAAGGTGTCCCCAAGCTATTATCAGTTCATTGTTGGCTTGTCCTCCTCAGAAAAATTACCTGCAAGATTATTCACTAGATTTGGAGGAAGATACATATATTCACTTAGCCGATAAAAGGTCCAATTATTTCATTACCATGACATATTTTTTCATGTGCTTTGCTTTTGAAGCCATAATAATGACAAAACTTCATGAATTCTTCATGATAAATGCAAAAACGGtgtaaataaaaaagaatagagAAAGGTTCTATAAAATTATAGAAAAGTCACTACTCCCTTCCTGCCCTGTTAGTATATATTTTTCATTGTTTTCCCATGTTTTATTGGACAAAGTTTTATAACGAAGAAAGAGGGAATCGAGGTAAGTTTGCTTATTCTAcgtattttatcttttattgttACTGATTCTTTGATTCCAGTTAGTAAGAGAGATCTTGAACTAAAAGCAATACTTACAATAGAAATTCACAAGAGGTCTTTGCCCTTTCTTGATGAGCTCAAACTTGTAGGTGTCTCCTTCTTTAAGGCCATTTGAGGTACGAAATTTGCTCCATCCACTTGATATGAGAACATGTTTTCCCTTCTGCTGCAGTCTCACTGACCATTGCCTTTTTCTTTCATCTCTAAGGATCATTTCTCCATTTAGCTTAATTAAGCCGGTCGATCTTGCAAACTTCATTGGCAGATGCTGCATCACAATCAATTTCAGACTTGGGAAAGCAAAAGTTGATTTCATAATTAGCCAAACCAGATTCCACAAATTATGTacttttccatcttttttccAGTTCTCAATGCACCATACAAtttaatcagttttttttttttaatgtgcaTGACAATGAAAAATCTTCATTCAGATTACCATCTCTCATCATATCCTGTTTATCTACCTGAAGATTTAACTAACCGTATTTTGCTTAAGGGTCTATATAATTGATAATTTTACTCTACGAGAATTTGTTAAGAATTTGTTCTTAACGCATAATGCAATTAATAAGTCGGGTCAACTATTTCATTCGTTCATCTAAATTGGGACCAGAGATGTACCCCTAGAACAACTGTTAATTGTTCATATAGTAACCTAAAGTCAACCGTGTCGTAGTTGCTTTTATATTTTGGAGGCCCATTTCAAAAGCAGAAGTTGTATTAGGTGGAAATTCAGATGCCAAAAGCAAAAGTTTTCTACCTAAAGCAAAAGTTGGAACAGTAATTTTTCCGAAGAAGTACACTTCCAATTTCAAAGCAGGAAAAATATACAAGAGCTCAACTGTGCTATGCCAAAAGGCATATGATtagtctttttattttttctcagAGACGAAAACTATTGTATAACTTAATTTATCCTACAATAAAGAGAGGGGTTGGACCTAAAGAGACTCAAAAGTAACGCAGAAGGGACTGAACCAGCACCGAATCACACGGGTGCACTACGCACCCAtctaaattttttaaacaaagCCACTTTTTTAATGTGGCAATTGGAGTTTTAATACTTTGGTGGTGGCCACCGGGAAAATACATGTGTACAATACAAAATCATTACTTTGGTGTTCCAAATTAACTCAGGAAAAAACAGCCATAGCATGCGCAAATTGACATTGGAAAAATATCAGGAAGTTCAGAAGCTTACCAGTATTGAATATTTGATGCTATAAGCCTTAATAGTGGACACAAAAGAATTAGGATGATCATTATTAGACTCAGGTGAAGCCTCAAGTTTCTTGTCTAGGCATTTGCCCTTCGGTTTCACGGTCGAGAATGGCCGAGGTTGAGGAGGAGTTGGACGCTTAAGATGAGGCTCTTTATTACTACTTGTCAAGCAAGGAACAAAGTCAAGAAcaggtatttttccattttccacGAGCTCAATCTTGAAAGTGTCTCCTAGCTTCAGGCCATTTGCTTTAAAGAATGCACTCCATCCACGCCTAAAGCAAACATGGCTGGCCTTTGGAACCATTTCAACTTGCCATGACTTTTGCTGTGGATCTCTGAGAATAACTTCGCAGCTTCTGTTTCTTAAATTATTGGCTCTAGCAAATCCCAGTGGAATATGCTGCATGGAAGATGAAACAAATTGATTGCCAAATTTGAGATGTTTTAAGATTAAAATGTTCATGTAGGTGACTTGGCCACATCACTATATATGTATGTGGAATGTTCATggaattttgtcaattttaacAATTAGAGGTAATAGAGTTTCTTTTGTGAATTTAACAATTAAAGGCAATGATATAGAGTGCTAATGAAGTGCATAAATTCAAGGTTGGAGGTTCTGGGTTCAAATTCACGTCTCACCTCCCCACTTCTCATAAATTCCACCCCTCTCCGGTTAGGAAAAAAAGTGTCTAAATTCACGGCATTAACAATTTTTAACAATTGGATCGAATTGATACAAAAACTTTTTTTGCAAAGtctc from Coffea eugenioides isolate CCC68of chromosome 8, Ceug_1.0, whole genome shotgun sequence encodes the following:
- the LOC113780692 gene encoding putative B3 domain-containing protein REM15, which produces MRVSPEKPHFFKPILPGFKNGLKIPVSFSKYLCGERSNYMLLRRGAREWRVKMSGQSLEEGWRKFAVENNLEVGDFVVFKHEGNMVFDVRVFDPSHCEREYPWIHDVTSDEPKEEDIPSSKKFKSAGEAIGLRRNKARTRLTAKSGISIDSEGNSEENEESTPTSRKASSDDDEEPNKPYFVSSIKPYCIKNSILHIPLGFARANNLRNRSCEVILRDPQQKSWQVEMVPKASHVCFRRGWSAFFKANGLKLGDTFKIELVENGKIPVLDFVPCLTSSNKEPHLKRPTPPQPRPFSTVKPKGKCLDKKLEASPESNNDHPNSFVSTIKAYSIKYSILHLPMKFARSTGLIKLNGEMILRDERKRQWSVRLQQKGKHVLISSGWSKFRTSNGLKEGDTYKFELIKKGQRPLVNFYCKYCF